A stretch of the Capsicum annuum cultivar UCD-10X-F1 unplaced genomic scaffold, UCD10Xv1.1 ctg2754, whole genome shotgun sequence genome encodes the following:
- the LOC124890947 gene encoding uncharacterized protein LOC124890947 has product MAEQEEADRLAALARAQVNVQSQGQQVRHPNHDDEDFGDKELLNPQNPRSGKISPGLSIGKSVDGEVVVDKSKESKLVEPKKLDSSIDALEREKTEERGVVLKSIPRPPPPFPQRFKKKSYNAKFSKFMEMLKQLAINMPLVEALEQMPGYAKFIKDLMTKK; this is encoded by the exons ATGGCAGAACAGgaagaggctgacagactggcagccttggccagggctcaggtgaacgtaCAAAGCCAGGGTCAACAAGTACGTCACCCAAACCATGATGATGAAGACTTTGGTGATAAGGAATtgttgaatcctcaaaacccaag gagtggtaagatctcACCTGGCCTTTCTATAGGCAAATCTGTAGATGGTGAGGTGGTTGTTGATAAATCCAAAGAAAGCAAACTAGTGGAGCCtaagaagctggatagttctattgatgctttggagagaGAAAAAACAGAAGAAAGAGGAGTGGTGTTGAAATCTATCCcgagaccaccacctccctttcctcaacgattTAAGAAGAAATCCTATaatgccaaattcagcaaattcatggaaaTGCTCAAGCAATTAGCAATAAATATGCCCCTGGTtgaagcacttgagcaaatgccaggatatgcaaaattcataaaagaCCTTATGACTAAGAAATGA